The window CAAGGAGAAGCATATCCTATTTCGTCTTTTGCAATACTAGATATTTGACTATATGCCTGCACGAGGGGAATGTCTGGAACATCAAGTGCCACTCTATGTGCGATAACTTGCCCATCTTCCTTAGAATGCCATAAAAAACCTAATCCAGGAGGTAGATAACGTTGAGCATGGCTATCTATTAATCCAAAGGGTCCGGATAATAAATTCCCGACTTGGAAAACTCCTTGAGGGGTTTTTTCAAGAAATTGATGCACCTCATCAGGTGTGAGAATTGGTTTTTCCCCTTTCGGAAACATTTCAGCAAAGCGATTATAAAGAATTCTGTCAAAGCAATAAGGAATTCTGAGCTTGCAATTAATTATTTCGGAATGTAGTATTTCTCGAATTAAATCGAGGTTTGAATTTTGAAAATCAACTAAAAGATTTTGATAATAAAAGTGCCCTAATAAAGCCATTCGTATATCAGCTTCTGGTAAGCTATCTTTTTCTACTCTAAGTCTGTTGGCAATAAGCTCTCCGTCATCCGTGAGTATTAAAGCATCGGTCCATCTAGTGTCTGCCAAATAGTTATTGGGATATCTTGCCAGTTCTGCAAATTTACTAAGTGCAAAAGTCAACATCAACTTATTTTTGTATTCATGTTCTGCAATATAACGGCGTAATTCCAATCTGTTACGAAGATTTCCCATGGCTATTTCTCAAAGTGAGATGATTCTAAAGGACGAGATTTACTCAATTTTTCAAGTAAGAATGAAAGCAGATCAAGAGTGTACAACCATGCTGAGTACAGCAGTATAATTATTTATTCTACGGAAAGTTTCCGTATAATCTTTTTCTCAATCCTAATACATCAAGCATTATAACGAATTCTTGCCTGAATCTACAGAAAATTTCTTTTTTACCCGCTTATTTAGGTATTATACAAAATTTTTCCGTCTAACCATCCTTTACAGGAGGATTATATGGAATTTTTTCGTGTATCCCTTGATGTTATATAGAAATTTTCCGTATAACATCCTTAGTTAGGATATTACACGGAATTTTCTGCACAACTTCCAATGGAACAACGTCCAAAGAAGCTCCTCGAACAGGTGCAAGATGCTATCAGGCTTAAGCACTATTCTTATCAAACAGAGAAAACCTATATCTATTGGATTAGACGCTATATCCTTTTTCATAATAAGCGCCATCCCAAAGATATGGGAAGTAAGGAAATTGAAGAATTTTTAACACATCTTGCTGTCAATGAAAATGTGGCTGCATCAACGCAGAATCAAGCACTTCATGCTGTTTTATTTCTCTACAAAGAGGTATTAAAACAAGATTTAGATTTGAAAGTCGATGCAGTTCGTGCAAAGAAATCTAACTATTTACCAACCCTTTTGACAAAAGATGAAGTTTTAGCAATTCTTCAAAAGTTATCCAGCGTATATCAACTTTTAATTAAGTTGCTTTATGACACTGGTTTACGCTGTGGCAATAATCCCGAATTTAGAGCGAGTGACTCTTGACCGTTCGCTGCATTTGAATAGTTAGGCTTCATCCTTTCTGATTAATGGCACCAAGTGCATCATGTAATCTCGTTTTCCAATTGGTACACCAGCCATGCGAAGAATATCGTAAGCCGTGACCATATGGAAGTAAAAGTTTGGAATTAGAAATTCATTCACGTAGGCATTACCAGACAACTCGACGTAGAGGCTCTGACCCAAGTCAATGCGCGTCACCTCAGCTAGCTTTGCATCTTCAGCGTTAACACCCAAAAGAAGTTCCTTAGTGTTTGCTATGTGTTCGTATGCCTGTGTGAGAGCTATGAGGTCTGGATCTAGATTATTCGCAGGTTTGCCATCACACCAGAGAGCAAAGTTGCGTGGTTGATTGCAGGTGAAAGCAATCTGTGTACCGAAGGGAAACATATCAGCTGCAATGCGCTTTTGAAGGAACGACTCGTCATCACAAAAATGAGTCTGAGCTGACTTTAATAGATGCTCAAGAGTCGCTAAGCGACTTTGGAAGAGGGTTCGGATTAAATCTATATTCTGACTTTGCATTTTGCGATCTCTCAAGACTTCTCGTATGAACTCTAGCTGTACTTAGAACAAATTTCAGCCGAACACTCTTGGCCAGCGGTTGCCAACACTTTATTTAACTCCACAAGTGGCCGCTGCGCTAGGGTTGTTATGCCGCGACCACTCCAACAGATATCAATCCTCAGTAGATTGCTTGCTGCTCCAAAAAAGTTGAAGCGCTGACTCATCAAATATGTAGGCGGACTCACCATCCCTAATCACTCGTTTACCAAGCCGAGGAAAAACGCCAACATCTAAGCGTCCTGCTTCTCCACCTATCAGATATACAAGGTCTTCATCGAATGGATTACGAAGATGATGGGGTTGTTGAGGTAGCCCAAAGCCCATGAAGTCTCCTGGCCCGACTTCGCACTCCACATCTCCAATTTCCGCAATACCTCGGCCCGACAAAATGTAAACCCATTCTTCTTCATTCTGGTGAGCGTGAAAAATGAAGGATTCCTTGCCTGATGGTACACGAGCAATCGTTACACCAATGCGTTTAAGACCGACAGCACGCCCAAGGAAGCGTAAATAAATTTCTGAATTGGGGTTAAGCGGATGATGAAACTCAAACGCATCCATTGAATTGATGTCTGATGCTTTCAGCAGGGAATGTTGTTCATCAGTCACGTTGATGTCCTCCTATCAAGTTGGTAAAGGGTCTGAACACCACAATAAAGCCTAAACCGCTCCGCAGACACCCTTCACCTGCCGGCCTACCGCAACCTCAAAATAATTCAATCCTAAGCATCGACAAATAGCCTTTTGGTTGCCTTTTTACCAGAGACTCAGCAGCCTAACTATATATTAAGCGTCAGCTCCGCTTGATAAGCCCCTTATAGTCGGTATTATCAAGCAGAACTACGGGATAATACCCAGCTTTTAAGGAATTAAACAGAAAATTTGACGAGTAATCCCGCAGATTTGGGGTGTTATCCAGCAGATCTGATGGGTGGATCATGGGCTTGTTGTGTGCTTTGCTGTAAATACTTAACTACACCCTTCCAAGGAACACACTCTTAGGTCAACACTAAACGACTGAGAAGAGCATCTTGATACTCAGAACTAGCGAGAGAACAGCGAATATCTTTTTCAAATGAGTCTCAGGTAAACGATGAGAATAGCGAGCACCATAGGGAGCCGCAATTGAACTCGCGATCGCGATTACCAAAAATGCCGGCACATAAATGAATCCAATCGTATAGGGAACGCTCAATGTTTGAGACCAGCCACTCATCATGTACCCAACCGTACCTGCGATCGCAATGGGAAATCCAATTGCAGATGAAGTACCAATCGCCTTTTTCATCTCCACATTCTGATAGCTGAGGTAAGTGACTGCTAAAAAACCACCACCAACCGCAGCAAGAGCAGATACCGATCCAATGCCTGTCCCCGCTAGAAATAAGCCACGAAACTTCGCCGGCTTTCGGCTAGCTTTTGGTCGCCAATTCAGAAACATCTGACCCGCGACCAGAGCCATAAACAGCGCAAAGAATATAGCGATGTAAGCTGAGTTGACCTTGGCGGCGATGCGGGTAATCAGAAAGGCACCCACCATAATGCCGGGTGCCATCCCGTAGACCACTTTCCACAATACAGTTCCTTGAGCAGCATGGGCGCGAATACTTGCGATTGAAGAAATAATCATGCAAGCCAATGTCGTTCCTAATGCCAAATGAACGACATTATCTGCACTGACGCCCTGCTTACTAAAAATGGATACCAGCAAGGGAACAAGTATTCCACCGCCACCCACACCCAGTAAGCCTGCCATCAAGCCGGCAAAGAAACCCAACAGGATGTATAACAACATCCATTCAATACTCAGCATATCAATCTCACTTTTTAGAATTTTTGAAGCAACCAAACCGTCTCAATTGATGCAACCTTCCCCTTTAATCCACCAGCGACTTCCTTGCTTTCAACAGAGTTCACTTGATAAGCAGACGCATAATGGTGTTTTATTTCTGCTTCGCTGACTGAGAACGGAGGGCCATCTATGAGTTGTTGATTGTATTCGTAACAAATCAGCAACTGCGGTGCCGCGTGGGTGATTTCCATCAGGTGTGACGTATATTGATGACGCATGTTTTCAGGCATTGCAACCAACGCTGCTCGGTCATATACCGCGTCAACCGGCCCAAGAACTTCAGCAGGCACATCAAAAATATCGCCAACAAATATGTCGATATCCTTAGCGCAGTAATGGGTTAATTCACCAACTCTAGAGATTTTTGGCTCCACTTCCAGGTCGTTAAACAATTCGTTAATTGCAAGTTCGCTCAATTCTGCGCCAACCACTCGATAACCACAAGCAAGCAACCATGCAAAATCACGCGTCTTGCCACACAACGGTAGAAATATACGACCACTCTTCGCAAGATTTAATGTTTCAAAATGTTCGACGAGGAATGGGTTTGCCTCACTCTGGTGAAAACCAATATCTCCTTCTTCCCATTTTTGCTGCCAAAAACTTGCTTCCATATCAATGCCTCCATTGCTCAAGATATCCATCACTTGCCACAAACTGATCGCGTCAGCCTTGTGTTTACTCGTGTTTGAAGATACGATACAACTTCAAGTCAACTTGAAGTCAAGCAGTCGCTGCGCCAAGAAAATCATGGATATCACTGAGGTCTCAAAGGCTTCTGGATTACCCGCCTCAACGATACGGTTTTATGAGGAAAAAGGGCTTATTCAGTCGAATGGCAGAAATGGTTTACGGAGGCTTTTTGATGCCAACGTCATACAACGGCTCGCTTTGATTTCATTGGGGCGTAGCGCTGGTTTCTCACTGGATGAGATTGGTGAAATGTTTACCTCTGAAGGCCCTGAAATTAATAGAACGCTGCTCTTAGCGAAGGCAGATGAGTTGGACAAAAAAATTAAAGAACTGACCGCAATGCGCGATGGTCTCCGCCACGCAGCAGCCTGCACTGCGCCCAACCATTTCGAGTGTCCAAAGTTTCTGCGCTTCCTGCGGGTTGCTGGTAAAAATCGTTTTAGACAACCTAATAAATTGAAGGACAGTAAGCTAGAAGCTCAGAAAAAGCCAAGCAAGCAATATTAAATGTTTTTAGAAATGCATAACATTGCCCATTGCCCGCCGCAAATAACCTTTGCATCCGCACCGAACAACTCTCGACGCTCGGTGTGCATGGGTACTGTTAGACTGCTCAAGCTCTGGAACAGCAGAAGCAGTTAATATGCTGAGCATAGGATGTTGGGCTTTATTGCATCGCACTAATCTACATTAAGTGACTTAGGGATGTAAACCTATCAGAAAATCAGGCATTTCTAAGCTATGAAGATAAACCAAAGCAGAAACAATAAGCGTGTAAAAGGTTGTACCCCTTAATCCAATTAGTAAATCCCGTCTAATGTTCGGTTTATCTTCAGTCAGGAACATATCCATTACGCCGAACTGCATCATCACAATACCCAAAACATTTGAGAGCCAGTAGCCAACAATCGTCCCAGGTAAAAACCAGTTCGAATTGATCAAAGTGACACCATAACCAAATACCAAAGCGATTGGCAGGTTAAAAAATAGATCATTCCACCAAGAGAGGGGAGACAGCAGGTAGCCAATGCCTATCAATGCTCCACCACTGAGCTTCTTAAACAGATTTACCATTCCTAACCGTCGAATTCATATTATTTGGTTGATGGCTTAACCTAGCCCTTTACAATAGGTTCAGTTATACAATTTAGTCCAATAACGCCCTAAATGTTTGCTGGCTAACGGCAAAAGTGAGCGACGGTAGATACAAGTGAAACTAAGCATGAGATCCTTTACACTATCCGCTTCATTAAAGTGTTAGCTTGCTGTCGTCTAAACGTTATTCAAGCCAGCGAAAAGCGCGCCGTAACTCAGCAGTACCGTTATTCTCATACCAACGACCGTGGGATAGGATAACTTTTTCAGGGTTCCACTGAAGTATTCGCTGTAAGCAGCTACGTGCCTGTTCCTTTTTGCCGAGAAATGTCATTCGCAAATCCAATGGGAGCTTTCCATCCGGATCGGCAACACCCCCTAACTTAAGTAGCCAATGCAGCTGCTGACTCACTTTATTTAGTTCAAAGTTTTCGATGAGATCGGCAAGGATGAGAGTGGCGCTCTTGCGGTGGAAAAAGACGACTTCTTCCATAAATCGACCGCCACGAAAGATTAATTGGTCTAGGTCTGCTACCCACTCACGTGGTGCTTCATCTTCCAAGTCAGCATCAAAATCTACTGCAATTTTCTGCTGCGCGGCACGATCGCGAACACCTGGAGATGCCCATGCTACAGCTTCTGGATAGGCGCTAGCCCAAGCACTGATATAGGCGTAATGGATTTTGTTGGGCGAAATGAGGTGACGCAGTGAACCGAGGGAGTCAATTTGAGCTTTCAGTTCTGGAGTCAATTCTGTTGGTGAATGGCACCATAGGTCACCATTGCTCAGTCGCACAATCGTCATTCGGGTTGGAAAGGGCATCTTTGCTCCATACATTGCCATCTGCACAATGGAACCATCAACGATCCAAATATCTTCGTCAACCTGTTTCAGAAGGTTGATTGGTTCATAAAGTGCGATCGCTTCGTTGCTCATAGCTATGAAAGGAAGGTAAAGGCTTACTGCTCTATCGTGGGGTATAAAAGTAGGCTAGCAGTGCCCGTCACCTGCCGCAAGTAACCTCTGCATCAAACCGATTATCTGTTGGTAGGCAGTGTGCCTGGACGTTGTTAGCTTGTGTCTTCCTTGCTAAAGCACTCGCAGTTTTATAATTGAAAGATGCAAAAGCTTACGATCACCCGACCTGACGACTGGCATTTACATCTACGCGATGGTGCAGCGCTGAAAGCAGTTCTCCCCCATACGGTGCGTCAGTTTGCCCGCGCTATCATCATGCCGAACTTGAAGCCCCCGGTACGCTCGGTCGCGGATGCTGCGGCCTATCGCGATCGCATCCTTGCAGCGATTCCGGCTGGCAAACGGTTTGAACCACTGATGACGCTCTACCTCACCGACAACACAAGTCCCGAAGAAATTATCCGGGCTAAAGAATCCCAGTTTGTCAAAGCGGTCAAATATTACCCAGCCGGTGCAACGACTAATTCAGACTTCGGTGTGACGGATATTCGTAAGTGCGATCGCGTCTTTGAAGCGATGCAGCAGGTAGAGCTGCCTTTACTCCTGCACGGGGAAGTGACCGCTCCAGATGTTGATATGTTCGACCGCGAGAAAGCGTTTATCGAGCGACATTTGATCCCCCTCAAGCAGCGATTTCCCAACCTGCGCGTGGTACTTGAACACGTTACCACCTCAGATGCTGTGCAGTATGTCCTGTCTGCCAACAATATCGCTGCAACGATTACACCACAACATTTATTGTTTAACCGCAATATCCTCTTTCAAGGTGGCATTCGTCCTCATTTTTACTGCCTGCCCATTTTGAAACGAGAGGAGCATCGTCTGGCGCTTTTGCAAGCAGCAACCTCTGGCAATCCTAAGTTTTTTCTTGGCACTGATAGCGCCCCGCATCCCCGCAATGGCAAAGAAAGTTCTTGTGGCTGTGCGGGTTGCTATTCGGCTCTGCATGCTATGGAGTTATATGCAGAAGCTTTTGAGAGTGTTGATGCACTCGATAAACTTGAAGCTTTCGCTAGCTTCTATGGGCCAGATTTTTATCAACTCCCGCGCAATACTGAACAGATTACCTTGACCAGAACGACCTGGCGCGTTCCCGATGAAGTTCCATTTACTGAATTCGGACTTGTGCCTTTACGGGCAGGTCAGGAGATGACGTGGCAAATGGCTTGACATAAGCTAGAAGAAGCTAATTGATTTAGATAATCGTGTTATGGACACGATCTTGCTCAATTATTAATGGTTGAAAAATTGGCAAGGACTCTCTACGGTGCAAAAAGAATCTGTTTAAGAGAAGGCGTTATGTGCATGAAGTTTCACTTCATAACGGCAGGTATAAAATGACTTACTCGAAAATGTTTGGATCACAAACATCTGACTTACTTATTGGCCCCGTAGATCCGTCTTCTAAACGACATTGACCGAAAAGACAACCATCTTCCGTATTACCCCATTTGAAAATTGCTCCGCTCGCAGGGTCTTTTGGGGGTTCCCCCCCCACCGTAAAATTATTAGACATCCATGTTAGCCAAGCATTTTCATTAAGTCCTTTGTTTTCTGAATAATCAAATGGAACTATTTTTCCGTTTTGGGAGCAATCCAATACTTTTCCCTTACTGCAAATATCCGTTAAAACAGTTTTTTATCCCTCTTTTGTTACTTCAGGGAGAGTAAAATCAGGGGATAACTCCCAAAACATTGCAATAATGGTTACACCCCGTCGCCCAGCCGCTCCCACACTCAAGTTCATTGATGAGTATTGTCAAAACTATCAAGAGCTGTTTTCTCAAGTGAGAAATTACGAAGCCTTTAAGCTGTTACATCTTGGACTTCTATCAGAACTCCCACGTAAGTCTTTGCCTAAAATAGCGAGAGCTGTTGGATTATCCAATAGTCAATCGTAACATCATTTTTTAAGGGATTCGACCCCGTCAAGTCAAGCTTTCACACAGCGGAGGTTACAGTTAATTCTTCAATTAATAGGAGAGAGAGAAATTATCTTATGTATTGATGAAACCGGCGATGAGAAAAAAGGCCGAGCAACAGACTATGTAGCTAAACAGTACATTGGCAATTTAGGCAAGACAGAAACAGGTTAAGATTTTTAAACCCAAAGGATGTCTGAAGCCAGGGGATACCGACAAAACCAAACCCCAGTTAGCCAGAGAAATCATCTCTGAACTCAAAGCATGGGGATTTCAATTTAAATTAGTTTTGGCTGATAGTTTATATGGAGAAAGTAGCAGTGTCATCGACACCTTATAAGCTCTCAATCTTGGCTTCATTTTGGCGATTCGCAGTAATCATAGCGTATTAGTTACTCCTGGAGAACGAGTGCGG of the Microcoleus sp. FACHB-68 genome contains:
- a CDS encoding helix-turn-helix domain-containing protein; translated protein: MDITEVSKASGLPASTIRFYEEKGLIQSNGRNGLRRLFDANVIQRLALISLGRSAGFSLDEIGEMFTSEGPEINRTLLLAKADELDKKIKELTAMRDGLRHAAACTAPNHFECPKFLRFLRVAGKNRFRQPNKLKDSKLEAQKKPSKQY
- the tmpT gene encoding thiopurine S-methyltransferase; translation: MEASFWQQKWEEGDIGFHQSEANPFLVEHFETLNLAKSGRIFLPLCGKTRDFAWLLACGYRVVGAELSELAINELFNDLEVEPKISRVGELTHYCAKDIDIFVGDIFDVPAEVLGPVDAVYDRAALVAMPENMRHQYTSHLMEITHAAPQLLICYEYNQQLIDGPPFSVSEAEIKHHYASAYQVNSVESKEVAGGLKGKVASIETVWLLQKF
- the pyrC gene encoding dihydroorotase, with the protein product MQKLTITRPDDWHLHLRDGAALKAVLPHTVRQFARAIIMPNLKPPVRSVADAAAYRDRILAAIPAGKRFEPLMTLYLTDNTSPEEIIRAKESQFVKAVKYYPAGATTNSDFGVTDIRKCDRVFEAMQQVELPLLLHGEVTAPDVDMFDREKAFIERHLIPLKQRFPNLRVVLEHVTTSDAVQYVLSANNIAATITPQHLLFNRNILFQGGIRPHFYCLPILKREEHRLALLQAATSGNPKFFLGTDSAPHPRNGKESSCGCAGCYSALHAMELYAEAFESVDALDKLEAFASFYGPDFYQLPRNTEQITLTRTTWRVPDEVPFTEFGLVPLRAGQEMTWQMA
- a CDS encoding cupin domain-containing protein, which translates into the protein MTDEQHSLLKASDINSMDAFEFHHPLNPNSEIYLRFLGRAVGLKRIGVTIARVPSGKESFIFHAHQNEEEWVYILSGRGIAEIGDVECEVGPGDFMGFGLPQQPHHLRNPFDEDLVYLIGGEAGRLDVGVFPRLGKRVIRDGESAYIFDESALQLFWSSKQSTED
- a CDS encoding DUF1993 domain-containing protein, which gives rise to MQSQNIDLIRTLFQSRLATLEHLLKSAQTHFCDDESFLQKRIAADMFPFGTQIAFTCNQPRNFALWCDGKPANNLDPDLIALTQAYEHIANTKELLLGVNAEDAKLAEVTRIDLGQSLYVELSGNAYVNEFLIPNFYFHMVTAYDILRMAGVPIGKRDYMMHLVPLIRKDEA
- a CDS encoding phage integrase N-terminal SAM-like domain-containing protein, whose protein sequence is MEQRPKKLLEQVQDAIRLKHYSYQTEKTYIYWIRRYILFHNKRHPKDMGSKEIEEFLTHLAVNENVAASTQNQALHAVLFLYKEVLKQDLDLKVDAVRAKKSNYLPTLLTKDEVLAILQKLSSVYQLLIKLLYDTGLRCGNNPEFRASDS
- a CDS encoding sulfite exporter TauE/SafE family protein: MVASKILKSEIDMLSIEWMLLYILLGFFAGLMAGLLGVGGGGILVPLLVSIFSKQGVSADNVVHLALGTTLACMIISSIASIRAHAAQGTVLWKVVYGMAPGIMVGAFLITRIAAKVNSAYIAIFFALFMALVAGQMFLNWRPKASRKPAKFRGLFLAGTGIGSVSALAAVGGGFLAVTYLSYQNVEMKKAIGTSSAIGFPIAIAGTVGYMMSGWSQTLSVPYTIGFIYVPAFLVIAIASSIAAPYGARYSHRLPETHLKKIFAVLSLVLSIKMLFSVV
- a CDS encoding DUF4336 domain-containing protein codes for the protein MSNEAIALYEPINLLKQVDEDIWIVDGSIVQMAMYGAKMPFPTRMTIVRLSNGDLWCHSPTELTPELKAQIDSLGSLRHLISPNKIHYAYISAWASAYPEAVAWASPGVRDRAAQQKIAVDFDADLEDEAPREWVADLDQLIFRGGRFMEEVVFFHRKSATLILADLIENFELNKVSQQLHWLLKLGGVADPDGKLPLDLRMTFLGKKEQARSCLQRILQWNPEKVILSHGRWYENNGTAELRRAFRWLE